The genomic DNA GACATGAAGCTGACGCCGACCGAAGCGACGGCGGTCGCCGGATTTCTGCTCGGCGCGCCGGGCGAGAAACCCGCGGTTGTCCAGACGGACACGAAACTCGCCGCCGTCGGCAAACAGCACTTCCAACGGCTGAACTGCGCCGCGTGCCACAAGCTCGGCGACATTCCGGCCGGGAAGCCCGTGGCCGCTTTGGAAGGTTCCGACCTCGCCCACGGGTGCCTGTCGCGGAAGCCCGGCAAGGGGCCGCGCTACGTCCTCGACGACGGCCAGGTGAAGGCAATCCGCGCCGCCCTCGCCGCGAAAGCCGAACCCGCATCCGACACGGCGCGGGTGGCGCTCACGCTGACGGCGTTCAACTGCGTCGGCTGCCACGCCCGCGACAAGTTCGGCGGCGTGTCGGAGGAGATCGACCCGTTCTTCACGTCCGGCGAGAAGGAACTCGGCGACGAGGGCCGCCTCCCGCCGCCGCTCACGCTGGTCGGGGCCAAGTTGCGGCCGGTCGCGCTGAAGAAGGTGCTGTTCGACGGCGACGGCGTGCGGCCGTACATGGCCACCCGGATGCCGCAGTACGGCGAGGCGAACCTGCGCCACCTCCCGGACTTGCTGGCCAAACTGGACGCCGTGAAGCCCGTCGCGTTCAACCTGCCGAAGCCGGACGGGGCGACCGCGACGGAGCGCGACCGCGAGAAGGAGATGCGCGCCGGCGGGCGGGAACTCGTCGGCGATAAAGGGTTGGGGTGCGTCGCCTGTCACACGTTCAACGGCAAGGCGGCCGGCAAGAAGGGGATCGAACTGCTGACCACCACCGAGCGGCTCCGGCCGAGTTGGTACTTTCACTTCCTGCAAAACCCCGGTGCCTTCCGGCCCCGCGTCGTCATGCCCAGCGCGTGGCCGAATGGCGTGGCGGTCCACACGACCATCCTGGCCGGCGACACGCACCGGCAGCTCGAAGCGGTGTGGTATTACCTGTCCCTCGGCACGTCGGCGCAAGACCCGTCCGGCGTGCAGAACCCGGAGACGCTGCTGAGCGCGACGGACGCCGCCCGCACCTACCGGGGCCGCAGTGGGGTCGCCGGGTATCGCGGGATTGCCGTCGGCTCCCCGGAGCGGCTGCACTACGCCTTCAATGCCGAGACGGGCACGCTCTCGGCCATCTGGACGGGCGACTTCGTCCGCGTGAACCGCGGCGGTCAGGGGTCCGGGAACTTCCACCCGGCCGGCCGGTTCGTGCAACTCGCCCAGGACGTGTCGTTCCACGACCTCGCGGACGAGAGAGCCCCGTGGCCCCTTCGCCCGGTGATGACGAAAGAGGTTCCCGCCAACCCGAACCCGCTGTACCCGAAGAACCTCGGCTACCAGTTCCAGGGCTACCACACCGACGACGCCTCGATCCCGACGTTCATGTACCTCTGCGGCGAGATCGAGATCGAGGACCGCTCGGTGGTGCAACTCGTGGACAAGAAGCCGCGACTGGTGCGGACGCTCGCGTTCGACTCGCCAAAGGACCGCACGGTGTGGTTCCGCGCGCTGACGGGCAAGATCGCGGCGGAGTCCGAGACGCAGTTCAAGACCGGCGAACTGCGCGTCACCGCCGCCCCCGCCGGGCCGACCGTACTGCGACCGACCGCCGACGCGAAGGCGAACGAACTGCTGCTCAAATTCGCTATCCCGAAAGGCAAGTCCACGAAGGTCATCACCTATGAACTCCTGCCGTAACCGGTTCGCCGGACTCCTCGTGGTCTGCGCCTTCGCCTGTCCGCCGGCCCGCGCCGAGGACGTCGGCGGGAAGTGGGGGACCGAAGAACGCGAGCGCGAGTATTACCCGATCGTCAACATCCCGATCCCCAAGAACTTGGTGATCGAGGCGGGGGCGTTCTGCCCGCTGCCCGACGGCCGCCTGGCGGTCGGCACCCGCTACGGTGAGATTTACATCCTCGGCGGACTGGACGAGAAGAAGCCGACCCCGACGTACCACCTGTACGCCACCGGGCTCGACGAGATCTTCGGGCTGGCGTTCCGGGACGGCGCGTTCTACGTCACGCAGAGCTGCGAACTGACCCGCGTCACCGACACGAAGAAGGACGGCAAGGCGAACCGCTTTGAAACCCTGTCGGACGCGTGGGGCTACGCGAACTACCACGAGTACGCGTTCGGCTCGAAGTTCGACCAGGACGGGAACCTCCATGTCGCCCTCGGGCTGTCGAACTCCTACGACTCGTACGCCCTTTTCCGCGGCTTCATCCTGCGGGTGTCGGAGGACGGCAAGACGAAGGCCGTGGCCAGCGGGTTACGGAGCCCCGGCGGCATCGGGACGAACGAACACGGCGCGCTGTTCTACATCGAAAGCCAGGGGCCGTGGAACTGTTCGTGCAGCCTGAAGGCCGTCACGCCCGGCAGTTTCCTGGGCCACCCGGCCAGCTTCAACTGGTACAAGTACGCGCCGGAGATGGGGCCGGTGCCAACGGCGCCCAGGTCCGGGTCACGGATCGTCACCGAGAAGGAGCGGGTGACGCAACTGACCCCGTACGCCGTGATCTTCCCGTACATCCGCATGGGCCGGTCGATCACCGGGTTCGTCGCGGACCAGACGAGGGGCAAGTTCGGCCCGTTCGACGGGCAGATGTTCCTCGGCGATTACACGCAGTCGATCGTCATGCGGGCCACCACGGAGAAGGTGAACGGCGTGTGGCAGGGCGCGTGCTACCCGTTCCGCGAGGGGTTGTCCACCGGCATCCTGAACGTCGAGTTCACGGCCGGCGGCCGTCTGATGTGCGGCGGGACGAACCGCGGCTGGCCGGTCCGGGGCATGAAGCCGTTCGCCCTCGAACGGCTGGACTGGAGCGGCAAGATGCCGTTCGAGATTCGGCGGCTCACCATTGAACCGACCGGCTTCACGGTGGCGTTCACGAAGCCGGTGGACGCCGCGACCGGCCGCGACCCGAAGGCGTACAAGCTCGGCACCTTCACGCACCCGTACCACGGTGCCTACGGCGGGCCGGAGATCGAGAAGACGACGCCGACGGTGACGGCCGTCACCCTCGCGGCCGACGGCCTGTCCGCGAGGCTCGCGCTGGGCAAGTTGATCCGCGGCCACGTCTACGAGTTCGACCTGGGCGCGCTCCGCTCACGGGACCAGGACGAACTGCTGCACCGACACGCCTACTACACGCTGAACGAAATCCCCGCGGCGAAGTGACCACCCCCCGATTCGGAGCCGACGTGTCGCCTACCCGCCTCGTTCTCCCCGCCGTCGCCTTGTGGGTGTCGCTCGGCGGCCCCACGCTCCGTGCCGCCGACCACCCCGTGCCGGAAAGTCTGCTGTGGCTTACCTTCCCCGGCGGGGCCGGGTTGGGCGGGGGGAAACACGTCGTCTTCGTCGCCGACCAGCATGAGCGGACTATGGTCAAACTCGCCGCGTGGCTCGACGACCAAGCCCCGCGAGTGGTGCCAAAGACCCCGGTCGGCAATGCGTGCCTACACTCGGCGGCAATGGGCGGCGCTGGTGCGACGTACCAAGTACGTCTTATTGTGCATATTGATCGCCAGATAGTCAAAACTACACCGCCCCACTTCAACGCTCACGACTCACTTGAAGTTCTTGGGCAGCACTACAAGTTCTGCGCCCGAAGACTCTCAAATGGCAACTCCACCGGCGATGCTAGCCAAGAGGTGCCGTTGTTGGACTGCTTGACGTGCCAGATGAACGTGCCGTGTGTGTCTTCGATCCCCGCTCCTACAAAGGGAGGCAGCCACATCATTTGAATGACACCGTCGCCCTCCCACCCACCACCGAGCAGAACATCACGAATCGCATTGAGAATCTCCACACGGTTCTCGACGGTCGCCAGAACCTCCTCTGCATCCGGCATGAAGCGCAAGTCGTCAAGGTGTGCGTACTGGTAGACCTGATAACTTCGAATTTGCGCCGGCTCGTCAATCGGCGGAGCGTACAGCGAGAATGGGCTGTTCATCAAAACTCCCTGTAAGTAAAAGGCTTCTGCCGCCGGTAGGTCGCCCCCGACCGCGGGTCGGTCGACCGGACGGCCGACGGAAAAACGTACTGCTACTTCCACTTGAACGACTACTCCCGCAGTTTACGGCCAGGGCGGCTGGCAGGTAGACCGCCCCGTTCCCGTTCGCAAGATCCTTCCCATGTGCCCGCCGGACCGCGTCCACGCCGGGCG from Fimbriiglobus ruber includes the following:
- a CDS encoding c-type cytochrome is translated as MKSFGLPLVLWVLGLSLPSASAGPVIPGLADKHPLSEAEAGRLLLGELKCAACHASPPSALPDRAAPDLAEVGARVAPEYLKRFLASPEAAHPGSTMPDVLASEPAEERAKIAEALAHFLITQSPKKFDPRPADPKNAPAGKALFHSVGCVTCHPPRDNAGKERPRDGAVGLGHVPAKYGAAALADFLYQPHRVRSSGRMPDMKLTPTEATAVAGFLLGAPGEKPAVVQTDTKLAAVGKQHFQRLNCAACHKLGDIPAGKPVAALEGSDLAHGCLSRKPGKGPRYVLDDGQVKAIRAALAAKAEPASDTARVALTLTAFNCVGCHARDKFGGVSEEIDPFFTSGEKELGDEGRLPPPLTLVGAKLRPVALKKVLFDGDGVRPYMATRMPQYGEANLRHLPDLLAKLDAVKPVAFNLPKPDGATATERDREKEMRAGGRELVGDKGLGCVACHTFNGKAAGKKGIELLTTTERLRPSWYFHFLQNPGAFRPRVVMPSAWPNGVAVHTTILAGDTHRQLEAVWYYLSLGTSAQDPSGVQNPETLLSATDAARTYRGRSGVAGYRGIAVGSPERLHYAFNAETGTLSAIWTGDFVRVNRGGQGSGNFHPAGRFVQLAQDVSFHDLADERAPWPLRPVMTKEVPANPNPLYPKNLGYQFQGYHTDDASIPTFMYLCGEIEIEDRSVVQLVDKKPRLVRTLAFDSPKDRTVWFRALTGKIAAESETQFKTGELRVTAAPAGPTVLRPTADAKANELLLKFAIPKGKSTKVITYELLP
- a CDS encoding DUF7133 domain-containing protein, with amino-acid sequence MNSCRNRFAGLLVVCAFACPPARAEDVGGKWGTEEREREYYPIVNIPIPKNLVIEAGAFCPLPDGRLAVGTRYGEIYILGGLDEKKPTPTYHLYATGLDEIFGLAFRDGAFYVTQSCELTRVTDTKKDGKANRFETLSDAWGYANYHEYAFGSKFDQDGNLHVALGLSNSYDSYALFRGFILRVSEDGKTKAVASGLRSPGGIGTNEHGALFYIESQGPWNCSCSLKAVTPGSFLGHPASFNWYKYAPEMGPVPTAPRSGSRIVTEKERVTQLTPYAVIFPYIRMGRSITGFVADQTRGKFGPFDGQMFLGDYTQSIVMRATTEKVNGVWQGACYPFREGLSTGILNVEFTAGGRLMCGGTNRGWPVRGMKPFALERLDWSGKMPFEIRRLTIEPTGFTVAFTKPVDAATGRDPKAYKLGTFTHPYHGAYGGPEIEKTTPTVTAVTLAADGLSARLALGKLIRGHVYEFDLGALRSRDQDELLHRHAYYTLNEIPAAK